A window of Longispora fulva contains these coding sequences:
- the pknB gene encoding Stk1 family PASTA domain-containing Ser/Thr kinase, producing the protein MTSRLLGGRYQVGELLGYGGMAEVHRGRDLRLGRDVAIKMLRTDLARDETFQARFRREAQNAASLNHPAIVAVYDTGDERGVNGESQPFIVMEFVNGRTLKELLNAEGRLQPRRALEITADICAALEFSHRHQIIHRDIKPGNVMLTQAGQVKVMDFGIARAMSGHTSTMTQTSAVIGTAQYLSPEQARGETVDARSDVYATGCVLYELITGHPPFTGDNPVSVAYQHVREAPKPPSTLCPDVPPDVDAVVLKALAKNAANRYQSAGEMRADLLRAASGRAVLATPVLAEDERTAVFSPVGGRGVPATVADPGKRKASTWMIVLLIVLGLVAAGALGTGVWLANRKTTIAVPNLVGKKEQDARTELEKQGLRMELGAPVQDETCTVGDVVSQAPAPPGKVDKVGGVVRVQICSGRNQVEVPPLLNLSRDDAVKALAGKKLVAKIVDQDSDKPKDLVYDSDPKPGASVESGSTVTVYVSRGNKGPVPELGGLTEAQARAQLEGLGFTNVEFVPGNPVPGRLPGQVTGTNPKALSVVKKSDNLRVFLQPTTAPTATATPTPTATPT; encoded by the coding sequence ATGACCTCCCGCCTCCTCGGCGGCCGGTACCAGGTCGGCGAGCTGCTCGGCTACGGCGGCATGGCCGAGGTGCACCGCGGTCGCGACCTGCGGCTCGGCCGTGACGTCGCGATCAAGATGCTCCGGACGGACCTGGCCAGGGACGAGACGTTCCAGGCCCGGTTCCGTCGGGAGGCGCAGAACGCCGCCTCGCTGAACCACCCGGCGATCGTCGCCGTGTACGACACGGGCGACGAGCGCGGCGTCAACGGCGAGAGCCAGCCGTTCATCGTGATGGAGTTCGTCAACGGCCGCACCCTCAAGGAGCTGCTGAACGCCGAGGGCCGGCTGCAGCCGCGCCGGGCGCTGGAGATCACGGCCGACATCTGCGCCGCGCTGGAGTTCAGCCACCGGCACCAGATCATCCACCGCGACATCAAGCCCGGCAACGTGATGCTGACCCAGGCCGGCCAGGTCAAGGTGATGGACTTCGGCATCGCCCGTGCGATGTCGGGGCACACGTCCACGATGACGCAGACGAGCGCCGTGATCGGCACCGCGCAGTACCTGTCGCCGGAGCAGGCCCGCGGCGAGACCGTCGACGCCCGCTCCGACGTGTACGCGACCGGTTGCGTGCTGTACGAGCTGATCACCGGGCACCCGCCGTTCACGGGGGACAACCCGGTCAGCGTGGCGTACCAGCATGTCCGGGAGGCGCCGAAGCCACCGAGCACGCTGTGCCCCGACGTGCCCCCGGATGTGGACGCCGTGGTGCTCAAGGCTCTGGCCAAGAACGCGGCGAACCGCTACCAGTCGGCCGGCGAGATGCGCGCGGACCTGCTCCGGGCCGCGTCCGGCCGCGCGGTGCTGGCGACCCCGGTGCTGGCGGAGGACGAGCGCACGGCGGTGTTCTCACCGGTCGGCGGCCGGGGCGTGCCGGCGACCGTGGCCGACCCGGGCAAGCGCAAGGCGTCCACCTGGATGATCGTGCTGCTCATCGTGCTCGGCCTCGTGGCGGCCGGCGCGCTCGGCACCGGGGTGTGGCTGGCCAACCGCAAGACCACCATCGCGGTACCGAACCTGGTCGGCAAGAAGGAACAGGACGCCCGCACCGAGCTGGAGAAACAGGGCCTGCGGATGGAGCTGGGCGCTCCCGTGCAGGACGAGACCTGCACGGTCGGCGACGTCGTGTCCCAGGCCCCGGCCCCGCCCGGCAAGGTCGACAAGGTCGGCGGCGTCGTCCGGGTGCAGATCTGCAGCGGCCGCAACCAGGTCGAGGTGCCCCCGCTGCTCAACCTGAGCCGGGACGACGCGGTCAAGGCCCTCGCGGGCAAGAAGCTGGTCGCCAAGATCGTGGACCAGGACAGCGACAAGCCGAAGGACCTGGTCTACGACTCGGACCCCAAGCCGGGCGCGTCCGTGGAGTCGGGCAGCACGGTCACGGTGTACGTGTCCCGGGGCAACAAGGGCCCGGTGCCGGAGCTCGGCGGCCTGACCGAGGCGCAGGCCAGGGCGCAGTTGGAGGGCCTGGGCTTCACGAACGTCGAGTTCGTGCCGGGCAACCCCGTGCCGGGCCGGCTTCCCGGCCAGGTCACGGGCACGAACCCGAAGGCACTGTCGGTCGTGAAGAAGTCCGACAACCTGCGGGTGTTCCTGCAGCCGACGACGGCTCCGACGGCCACGGCGACCCCCACTCCGACGGCCACGCCGACCTGA
- a CDS encoding penicillin-binding transpeptidase domain-containing protein: MNAPLSRVGIVVLVLFGLIFVNLNYIQVFKADDYRNSPYNGRVQLDEYNKERGQITLAGGVSIAKSVDTGGDLRYQRTYPFGPAYAFVSGYKAVYLGSDGIEHSENDILSGKSSELFVNRLTGMLTGRNTGGGSVQLTINQKAQEAAFAGLGNRKGAVVAIDATTGALLTVVSTPSFDPSPLSGNDTAAANTAFQQYNKDPAQPMLNRAFMNNYPPGSTFKVVVSAAALAKGLTPDTNITAGPGYQPPQTEHVIKNDNPSICPQDQVTMKSALTQSCNTGFARLAVEQIGAEKLREQAQAFGFETEYTTPLKSAKSETGPMGDPAVLAGSAIGQQSVKMTPLQGAMIAAGVINGGTQMRPYLVAQTQAPDLSVLDKADPSVLNRPMTPANAKGLEDMMVSVVENGTGGKAKIKNIRVGGKTGTAEAGTGNPEHGWFIGFATQGNQKIAVAVFLENAGEGGSGEATKLAGNVLAAALGVGR; the protein is encoded by the coding sequence GTGAACGCGCCACTGAGCCGGGTGGGGATCGTCGTTCTGGTCCTGTTCGGGCTGATCTTCGTGAACCTCAACTACATCCAGGTGTTCAAGGCCGACGACTACCGCAACAGCCCGTACAACGGCCGGGTGCAGCTGGACGAGTACAACAAGGAGCGCGGGCAGATCACGCTCGCCGGCGGGGTGAGCATCGCCAAGAGCGTGGACACCGGCGGCGACCTGCGCTACCAGCGCACCTACCCCTTCGGTCCGGCGTACGCGTTCGTGTCCGGCTACAAGGCCGTCTACCTGGGCAGCGACGGCATCGAGCACTCGGAGAACGACATCCTCTCCGGCAAGTCCAGCGAGCTGTTCGTCAACCGGCTGACCGGCATGCTGACCGGGCGCAACACCGGCGGCGGCAGCGTGCAGCTGACGATCAACCAGAAGGCGCAGGAGGCGGCGTTCGCCGGGCTGGGCAACCGCAAGGGTGCCGTCGTGGCGATCGACGCGACCACGGGGGCGCTGCTCACCGTGGTGTCGACCCCGAGTTTCGACCCGTCCCCGCTGAGCGGCAACGACACGGCGGCGGCGAACACGGCGTTCCAGCAGTACAACAAGGATCCGGCGCAGCCCATGCTGAACCGGGCGTTCATGAACAACTACCCGCCGGGCTCGACGTTCAAGGTGGTCGTGTCGGCCGCGGCGCTGGCCAAGGGGCTGACCCCGGACACGAACATCACGGCCGGCCCCGGGTACCAGCCGCCGCAGACCGAGCACGTGATCAAGAACGACAACCCCTCGATCTGCCCGCAGGACCAGGTCACGATGAAGTCGGCGCTGACCCAGTCGTGCAACACCGGTTTCGCCCGGCTGGCCGTCGAGCAGATCGGCGCGGAGAAGCTCAGGGAGCAGGCCCAGGCGTTCGGGTTCGAGACGGAGTACACGACGCCCCTGAAGTCCGCGAAGAGCGAGACCGGTCCGATGGGGGATCCCGCGGTGCTCGCCGGTTCCGCGATCGGCCAGCAGTCGGTGAAGATGACCCCGCTGCAGGGCGCGATGATCGCGGCAGGGGTGATCAACGGCGGGACGCAGATGCGGCCGTACCTGGTGGCGCAGACCCAGGCCCCGGACCTCAGCGTGCTCGACAAGGCCGACCCCAGCGTGCTGAACCGGCCGATGACCCCGGCGAACGCCAAGGGGCTCGAGGACATGATGGTCAGCGTCGTCGAGAACGGCACGGGCGGCAAAGCCAAGATCAAGAACATCCGGGTGGGCGGGAAGACCGGTACGGCGGAGGCCGGCACGGGAAACCCCGAGCACGGCTGGTTCATCGGATTCGCGACGCAGGGCAACCAGAAGATCGCTGTGGCCGTCTTTCTGGAGAACGCCGGCGAGGGTGGGAGCGGCGAGGCCACCAAGCTCGCCGGCAATGTGCTGGCGGCTGCGCTCGGCGTAGGACGATAA
- a CDS encoding serine/threonine-protein kinase, whose protein sequence is MLTPGSTLGGRYQLTERIASGGMGDVWKAEDGVLGRVVAVKVLLPALLEEPGFVERFRDEARTMATINHPGVVKVYDFGESDLPGGGKASFLVMEYVESEPLNQVLSRVGRLTPPRAMDLIAQGADALQAAHEKGIIHRDVKPGNLLIRPNGTLVLTDFGISRSGAGSNLTAVGSTLGTAAYMSPEQASGQVAGPLSDVYSLGIVAYQAVAGHRPFENENPLAVAMMHIRDTPPPIPADVPAPIRQFIEVSMAKDAATRWPSASAMAHAARTVGAGGPMPPPPGRPGYQSSPMPPATTRTSVMPPVVPPVIPPGNTGELRQGGYPKGTAPVPVSGPPRPQAYYPPEPPKKGKGLIVAMIAGGVVLLLLLAGIAYAVARGGANNKNKKNPVTVTTSEAVPPPAPRTSAAAVKVDIPCEELKGKQFEVADKRLRELGLKVNVNPVESDTVKEGRVVDVPCEANKGDAVTVQVSKGGNTFPTGFPTFPGGSTSPSPKPPKSPTATPTTHTNGVSQ, encoded by the coding sequence ATGTTGACGCCAGGCAGCACGCTGGGCGGCCGCTACCAGCTGACGGAGCGGATCGCCAGCGGCGGCATGGGTGACGTCTGGAAGGCCGAGGACGGCGTTCTGGGCCGCGTCGTCGCGGTCAAGGTGCTCCTGCCGGCGCTGCTCGAGGAGCCCGGCTTCGTCGAGCGGTTCCGCGACGAGGCCCGCACGATGGCCACCATCAACCACCCCGGGGTCGTGAAGGTCTACGACTTCGGCGAGAGCGACCTGCCCGGCGGCGGCAAGGCGTCCTTCCTCGTGATGGAGTACGTGGAGAGCGAGCCGCTCAACCAGGTGCTCTCCCGGGTCGGCCGGCTCACCCCGCCCCGCGCCATGGACCTGATCGCCCAGGGCGCCGACGCGTTGCAGGCCGCCCACGAGAAGGGCATCATCCACCGGGACGTGAAGCCGGGCAACCTGCTGATCCGCCCGAACGGCACCCTGGTCCTCACCGACTTCGGGATCTCCCGCTCGGGTGCCGGCAGCAACCTGACGGCGGTCGGCTCGACGCTGGGCACCGCGGCGTACATGTCGCCGGAGCAGGCTTCCGGCCAGGTCGCCGGCCCGCTCTCCGACGTCTACTCGCTGGGCATCGTCGCCTACCAGGCCGTCGCCGGGCACCGCCCGTTCGAGAACGAGAACCCGCTCGCCGTCGCGATGATGCACATCCGGGACACCCCGCCGCCGATCCCGGCCGACGTGCCGGCCCCGATCCGGCAGTTCATCGAGGTCTCGATGGCCAAGGACGCCGCGACCCGGTGGCCGAGCGCCTCGGCGATGGCGCACGCGGCGCGGACCGTCGGCGCGGGTGGCCCGATGCCCCCGCCGCCCGGCCGGCCCGGCTACCAGAGCAGCCCGATGCCGCCCGCCACGACCCGTACCAGCGTCATGCCGCCGGTGGTGCCCCCGGTGATCCCGCCGGGCAACACCGGTGAGCTGCGCCAGGGCGGGTACCCGAAGGGCACCGCCCCCGTGCCGGTCTCCGGCCCGCCCCGCCCGCAGGCGTACTACCCGCCGGAGCCGCCGAAGAAGGGCAAGGGCCTCATCGTCGCCATGATCGCCGGCGGCGTCGTCCTGCTCCTGCTCCTCGCCGGGATCGCCTACGCCGTCGCACGCGGCGGCGCGAACAACAAGAACAAGAAGAACCCGGTGACGGTCACGACCTCGGAGGCGGTGCCGCCGCCCGCGCCGAGGACCTCCGCTGCGGCGGTCAAGGTGGACATCCCGTGCGAGGAGCTGAAGGGCAAGCAGTTCGAGGTGGCCGACAAGCGGCTGCGTGAGCTGGGCCTGAAGGTGAACGTGAACCCGGTGGAGTCCGACACCGTCAAGGAGGGCCGCGTCGTCGACGTGCCCTGCGAGGCCAACAAGGGCGACGCGGTCACCGTCCAGGTGTCCAAGGGTGGCAACACCTTCCCGACCGGCTTCCCGACCTTCCCGGGCGGCAGCACGAGCCCGTCGCCGAAGCCGCCGAAGTCCCCGACCGCGACGCCCACAACCCATACGAACGGGGTATCGCAATGA